In the Gossypium raimondii isolate GPD5lz chromosome 9, ASM2569854v1, whole genome shotgun sequence genome, one interval contains:
- the LOC105798314 gene encoding 2-methylene-furan-3-one reductase: MENTASSIPSKMKAWVYSEHGKPVDVLKLDSNYDVPQLKEDQVLIKVVAAALNPVDFKRMLGMFIHSDSPLPSVPGYDVAGVVLKVGSQVRTLKEGDEVYGNINEKGLDRPKRSGTLAEYTVAEENLLALKPKNLGFIEAAAIPLAIGTAYEGLQKTALSAGKSILVLGGAGGVGTMVIQLAKHVFGASKVAATSSSAKLELLKSLGADLAIDYTKENFEDLPEKFDVIYDAVGQSERAVKAIKEGGKVVTIEPVGELAEPAFRFILTSSGAMLETLNPFLENGKVKPVIDPRGTFAFSQTPQAFSYLETGRVTGKIVIHPIP, from the exons ATGGAGAATACTGCTTCTTCAATCCCCTCAAAAATGAAAGCTTGGGTATATTCTGAACATGGGAAACCTGTTGATGTTCTGAAACTGGACTCAAATTATGATGTGCCCCAACTGAAAGAAGATCAAGTTCTGATCAAAGTTGTAGCTGCAGCCCTTAATCCAGTTGATTTCAAGAGGATGCTTGGCATGTTCATCCACTCTGATTCTCCCCTACCT AGTGTGCCAGGATATGATGTTGCTGGTGTGGTGCTAAAAGTGGGCAGCCAAGTAAGAACATTGAAAGAAGGGGATGAAGTGTATGGGAACATTAATGAGAAAGGCTTGGATCGTCCAAAAAGGAGTGGCACTTTGGCTGAATATACTGTTGCTGAAGAGAATCTATTGGCTCTCAAACCAAAAAATCTGGGTTTCATTGAAGCTGCTGCCATTCCCTTAGCCATTGGAACTGCCTATGAAGGCCTTCAAAAAACTGCCTTGTCTGCTGGTAAATCCATCCTAGTTTTAGGCGGTGCTGGTGGGGTTGGCACCATGGTTATTCAG CTAGCTAAGCATGTCTTTGGAGCATCTAAAGTTGCAGCTACCTCAAGCTCAGCCAAACTGGAATTGCTAAAGAGCTTGGGTGCTGATTTAGCCATTGATTACACCAAAGAAAACTTTGAAGATTTGCCAGAGAAATTTGATGTAATATATGATGCAGTTG gGCAATCTGAAAGGGCAGTGAAGGCTATCAAAGAAGGTGGAAAGGTTGTAACAATAGAACCAGTTGGTGAGCTGGCTGAACCAGCATTCAGGTTCATCCTCACATCTAGTGGGGCTATGTTGGAGACATTGAACCCTTTCCTTGAGAATGGGAAAGTAAAGCCTGTCATTGATCCGAGAGGCACATTTGCTTTCTCTCAAACTCCACAAGCCTTTTCTTATCTTGAAACTGGAAGAGTTACTGGTAAAATTGTCATACATCCAATTCCATGA
- the LOC105798313 gene encoding uncharacterized protein LOC105798313: MEFAESIRKKCAACFREFNKMEHLVDHMRTSYHSLHEPTCVLCNKHCRSFDSLREHLIGPLPKQECNKLFKILGCKFCLSILESPHALKLHQHRCRFSGGTMSRPANKSTTVVDNGFSSHVVALACQMVDGGGNNESMDGCARVCMVDEYENIIFHVYVKPPISVPNYRYENSGIGGEHLRDGMPLKQVQRRIEEFLCNGEAMWKIRSPKAGKARILVGHHLHPLLQSLHLQYPSFMIRDTAAYPPLMKTNKLSNSLKYLTQTYLGYDIQAGVQDPYEDCVATMRLYLRMRNQVHQREDYPQASDPRNRNNFAPSRQSELERMSPEAMLAISRSDYYCWCLDSM; the protein is encoded by the exons ATGGAGTTTGCAGAAAGCATTCG GAAGAAATGCGCAGCATGTTTCAGAGAGTTCAACAAAATGGAGCATTTGGTTGATCACATGAGAACTTCATATCATTCACTTCATGAACCTACCTGTGTACTTTGTAATAAACACTGCAGGTCCTTTGATTCTCTAAGGGAACATCTTATAG GTCCTTTACCGAAACAAGAATgcaataaattattcaaaatcctAGGATGCAAATTCTGCTTATCGATTCTCGAAAGCCCTCACGCTCTTAAGCTTCACCAACACCGATGCCGCTTCTCCGGA GGAACAATGTCTCGACCGGCGAATAAGTCTACTACTGTTGTGGACAATGGGTTTTCGTCGCATGTGGTTGCACTGGCTTGCCAAATGGTGGATGGTGGTGGGAACAATGAGTCAATGGATGGTTGTGCTAGGGTTTGCATGGTTGACGAATACGAGAATATCATCTTCCATGTTTATGTGAAACCACCTATTTCAGTTCCAAATTATAG GTATGAAAACAGTGGCATTGGAGGCGAACATTTGAGAGATGGAATGCCATTGAAACAAGTGCAAAGAAGGATCGAAGAGTTTCTTTGCAATGGAGAAGCAATGTGGAAAATTCGATCACCTAAAGCTGGAAAAGCTAGGATTCTTGTGGGTCATCATCTTCATCCTCTTCTTCAATCCCTGCATTTACAATATCCATCATTTATGATAAG GGATACTGCAGCATATCCACCTTTAATGAAAACAAACAAACTTAGCAACTCACTCAAGTACTTGACTCAAACATATTTGGg aTATGATATACAAGCTGGCGTTCAAGACCCTTATGAAGACTGTGTTGCAACAATGAGGCTTTACCTGAGGATGAGGAACCAAGTTCACCAGAGAGAAGACTATCCACAGGCTTCTGACCCTCGAAATCGGAACAACTTTGCACCATCAAGGCAAAGCGAGCTTGAGAGAATGTCTCCGGAAGCAATGCTGGCTATCTCGAGGTCTGATTACTACTGTTGGTGCTTAGATTCCATGTAA